A section of the Tamandua tetradactyla isolate mTamTet1 chromosome 4, mTamTet1.pri, whole genome shotgun sequence genome encodes:
- the ENSA gene encoding alpha-endosulfine has protein sequence MSQKQEEENPSEETGEEKQDTQEKEGILPERAEEAKLKAKYPSLGQKPGGSDFLMKRLQKGQKYFDSGDYNMAKAKMKNKQLPSAGPDKNLVTGDHIPTPQDLPQRKSSLVTSKLAGGQVE, from the exons ATGTCCCAGAAACAGGAAGAGGAGAACCCTTCGGAGGAGACCGGCGAGGAAAAACAG GACACTCAGGAGAAGGAAGGCATTCTCCCTGAGAGAGCTGAGGAAGCAAAGCTAAAGGCCAAATATCCAAGCCTAGGACAAAAGCCTGGAGGCTCCGACTTTCTCATGAAGAGACTCCAGAAAGGG CAAAAGTACTTTGACTCAGGAGACTACAACATGGCCAAAGCCAAGATGAAGAATAAGCAGTTGCCCAGTGCAGGACCAGACAAGAACCTGGTGACCGGCGACCACATCCCCACCCCGCAGGACCTGCCTCAGAGAAAGTCGTCACTTGTCACCAGCAAGCTTGCGGG TGGCCAAGTTGAATGA